One Festucalex cinctus isolate MCC-2025b chromosome 1, RoL_Fcin_1.0, whole genome shotgun sequence genomic region harbors:
- the fscn1a gene encoding fascin actin-bundling protein 1a, which yields MTTNGATNGTSDMLQIQFGLINCGNKYLTAETFGFKINASASSMKKKQIWTLEQSGDDSSGNVFLLKSHLGRYIATDKDGNVTGDSETPGPECRFIITAHDDGRWSLQSEPFGRYLGGTEDRIICFAQTASVAEKWSVHIAMHPQVNIFSLTRKRYAHLSSKVDEIAIDRDVPWGVDSTITLVFREQRYHLQTSDNRFLRNDGALVAATDKSTGYTLEFRSGKVAFRDCGGKYLAPSGPSGTMKSGKSARVGKDELFQLEQSHPQVVLTAANERNVSTRQGMDLSANQDEEGDQEVFQVEICRENRKCAFRTAAGKYWTLTANGGLQCTASTKSTNCYFDIEWRGKRLTLRAANGKYVAAKKNGQLAATIDAAGESEEFIMKLINRPIIVLRGEHGFIGCRKVTGTLDSNRSSYDYFTLEFRDGAYSLQDSTGKYWMVGNEQAVVSSSDTPVDFLFEFCDYNKLAVRHASDGKYLRGDHAGVLKANADDLDTATLWEY from the exons ATGACCACTAACGGCGCCACTAACGGAACCAGCGACATGCTGCAGATCCAGTTCGGTCTCATCAACTGCGGCAACAAATACCTCACGGCCGAGACGTTCGGTTTCAAAATCAACGCTTCGGCCTCGAGCATGAAGAAGAAGCAGATTTGGACCCTGGAACAGAGCGGCGATGACTCCAGCGGCAACGTGTTCCTCCTCAAGTCACATCTGGGCCGCTACATCGCCACCGATAAGGACGGCAACGTGACCGGGGACAGCGAGACCCCGGGCCCCGAGTGCCGCTTCATCATCACGGCGCACGACGACGGCCGCTGGTCCCTGCAATCCGAGCCCTTCGGCCGCTACCTGGGCGGAACCGAGGACCGCATCATTTGCTTCGCCCAGACAGCGTCCGTGGCGGAGAAATGGAGCGTGCACATCGCCATGCACCCGCAGGTGAACATCTTCAGCCTGACGCGCAAACGCTACGCGCACCTGAGCTCTAAGGTGGACGAGATCGCCATCGACAGGGACGTCCCGTGGGGCGTCGACTCCACCATCACGTTGGTGTTCCGAGAGCAGCGCTACCACCTGCAGACCTCCGACAACCGCTTCCTGAGGAACGACGGCGCGCTGGTGGCCGCCACGGACAAGAGCACCGGCTACACGCTGGAGTTTCGCTCCGGCAAGGTGGCGttcagggactgcggcggcaagTACCTGGCGCCGTCCGGGCCCTCCGGCACCATGAAGTCCGGCAAGAGTGCGCGCGTGGGCAAGGACGAGCTCTTCCAGCTGGAGCAGAGCCACCCGCAGGTGGTCCTCACTGCGGCCAACGAGAGGAACGTCTCTACCCGCCAAG GTATGGACCTGTCGGCCAATCAGGATGAGGAAGGTGACCAGGAAGTCTTCCAAGTGGAGATCTGCCGTGAGAACAGGAAGTGTGCGTTCCGCACCGCTGCTGGGAAATACTGGACCCTCACTGCCAACGGAGGCCTGCAGTGCACCGCCTCCACCAA GTCAACTAATTGCTACTTTGACATCGAGTGGCGTGGGAAGAGGCTGACTCTGCGGGCCGCCAACGGGAAATATGTCGCCGCCAAGAAAAACGGCCAGCTAGCGGCCACCATCGACGCTGCCG GTGAGTCCGAGGAGTTCATCATGAAGCTGATCAACCGCCCCATCATCGTGCTGCGCGGCGAGCACGGCTTCATCGGCTGCAGGAAGGTGACAGGGACCCTGGACTCCAATCGCTCTTCCTATGACTACTTCACACTGGAGTTCAGAGACGGCGCATACAGCCTGCAAG ACTCCACTGGCAAGTACTGGATGGTGGGCAACGAGCAGGCGGTGGTGAGCAGCAGCGACACTCCCGTCGACTTCCTCTTTGAGTTTTGCGACTACAACAAGCTAGCCGTGCGCCACGCCAGCGACGGCAAGTATCTCCGCGGCGACCACGCCGGCGTGCTGAAGGCCAACGCCGACGACCTCGACACTGCCACGCTGTGGGAGTATTAA